In Chitinophaga nivalis, a single genomic region encodes these proteins:
- a CDS encoding sodium-translocating pyrophosphatase, giving the protein MSIVYLVPCFGVIALLFTAIRSSWVTRQDAGNERMKEIAQHIAEGAMAFLKAEYKVLIYFVIIAALLLGYMGATHENSHWSIAVAFVLGAVFSATAGFIGMKIATKANVRTAQAARTSLAQALKVSFAGGSVMGMGVAGLAVLGLGGLFIILQSYFGATANTTEMIKTIEVLTGFSLGAESIALFARVGGGIYTKAADVGADLVGKVEAGIPEDDPRNPATIADNVGDNVGDVAGMGADLFGSYVATVLATMVLGSETTSQDSFGGVAPILLPMLIAGAGIIFSIIATFFVRISDSAGLNTSVVQKALNMGNWGSIILTAIVSWFLVDSILPDTDMILRNHLFTKSQVFGAIMVGLVVGTLMSIITEYYTAMGKRPVKSIIRQSATGAATNIIGGLSVGMESTAIPILVLAGGIYGSYAFAGLYGVAIAAAGMMATTAMQLAIDAFGPIADNAGGIAEMSELPKDVREKTDILDAVGNTTAATGKGFAIASAALTALALFAAFVGVAGIKGIDIYKADVLAGLFIGGMIPFIFSSLAIAAVGRAAMAMVEEVRRQFREIPGIMEGTGKPEYDKCVAISTQASIREMLLPGAIALISPLLIGFLAGPEVLGGFLAGATVSGVLMGIFQNNAGGAWDNAKKSFEKGVEINGETYYKKSEPHKASVTGDTVGDPFKDTSGPSMNILIKLMSIVSLVIAPTLAERFHTRDAVPVTKTEIHAPATKASSSKPVAMLVMKP; this is encoded by the coding sequence ATGAGTATAGTTTATCTCGTTCCATGTTTTGGAGTAATAGCCTTGTTATTTACCGCTATCCGTAGCTCCTGGGTAACCCGACAGGACGCCGGCAATGAAAGGATGAAAGAAATAGCCCAGCATATCGCAGAAGGGGCCATGGCCTTTCTGAAAGCAGAGTACAAAGTGCTGATCTATTTTGTTATTATCGCTGCCCTCCTGCTGGGATATATGGGCGCTACCCATGAAAACTCACACTGGTCAATAGCCGTTGCTTTTGTGCTGGGTGCTGTATTTTCCGCTACCGCTGGTTTTATAGGCATGAAAATAGCCACCAAAGCCAATGTGCGTACGGCGCAGGCAGCACGTACCAGTCTGGCCCAGGCATTGAAAGTATCCTTTGCAGGTGGCTCTGTAATGGGTATGGGCGTTGCTGGTCTGGCGGTACTGGGACTTGGTGGATTGTTCATCATACTCCAATCATATTTTGGCGCTACCGCCAATACCACTGAAATGATCAAAACCATTGAAGTGCTGACCGGCTTCTCTCTCGGAGCGGAAAGCATTGCCTTGTTTGCCCGTGTAGGCGGTGGTATCTATACCAAGGCTGCCGACGTAGGTGCAGACCTGGTAGGTAAAGTAGAAGCAGGTATTCCGGAAGATGATCCCCGTAACCCTGCTACCATTGCCGATAACGTAGGCGATAACGTAGGTGATGTGGCCGGTATGGGTGCCGATTTGTTCGGTTCCTATGTGGCAACCGTACTTGCTACCATGGTATTGGGTTCGGAAACCACCTCGCAGGACAGTTTTGGCGGAGTGGCCCCCATACTGCTACCGATGCTGATTGCCGGTGCCGGTATTATCTTTTCTATCATTGCCACCTTCTTTGTACGTATCAGTGATTCCGCCGGTTTAAATACCAGTGTGGTACAAAAAGCACTGAATATGGGCAACTGGGGCTCCATTATATTAACAGCCATAGTATCCTGGTTCCTGGTCGATAGCATCTTACCGGATACAGACATGATCCTCCGGAATCACCTGTTTACCAAATCCCAGGTATTTGGCGCCATCATGGTAGGACTGGTAGTAGGTACGCTCATGAGTATCATTACCGAGTATTATACGGCCATGGGTAAACGTCCGGTAAAATCCATTATCCGCCAGTCGGCTACCGGTGCGGCCACCAATATCATTGGCGGGCTGTCCGTAGGGATGGAATCTACAGCTATTCCCATCCTGGTGCTGGCAGGAGGTATTTATGGTTCTTACGCTTTTGCAGGCCTCTACGGTGTAGCTATCGCTGCTGCCGGTATGATGGCCACCACTGCCATGCAGCTGGCAATCGATGCTTTTGGCCCTATTGCCGATAATGCCGGCGGTATTGCAGAAATGAGTGAATTACCAAAAGATGTACGGGAAAAAACCGATATCCTGGATGCCGTAGGTAATACCACCGCTGCTACCGGTAAAGGATTTGCCATTGCTTCTGCCGCACTGACCGCACTGGCCCTGTTTGCGGCCTTTGTGGGGGTAGCTGGCATCAAAGGTATTGATATCTATAAAGCCGATGTACTGGCAGGTCTGTTCATCGGTGGTATGATTCCGTTTATCTTCTCCTCTCTCGCCATTGCTGCGGTAGGCCGTGCTGCCATGGCCATGGTAGAAGAAGTACGCCGCCAGTTCCGCGAAATTCCTGGTATTATGGAAGGTACCGGCAAACCGGAATACGATAAATGCGTGGCTATTTCCACCCAGGCTTCTATCCGGGAAATGTTGCTGCCGGGTGCTATTGCCCTGATTTCGCCGTTGCTGATCGGTTTCCTCGCCGGTCCTGAAGTATTGGGAGGTTTCCTCGCTGGTGCAACCGTGAGTGGTGTATTGATGGGTATTTTCCAGAATAACGCCGGTGGCGCCTGGGATAACGCTAAAAAATCCTTCGAAAAAGGCGTGGAAATCAATGGCGAGACTTACTACAAAAAATCTGAGCCACATAAAGCTTCTGTTACCGGAGACACCGTAGGGGATCCTTTTAAAGATACTTCCGGTCCTTCTATGAACATCCTGATCAAGCTGATGTCTATTGTATCACTGGTAATTGCGCCTACCCTGGCAGAACGGTTTCATACCCGGGATGCGGTACCGGTAACAAAAACCGAAATACATGCACCAGCAACAAAAGCCAGCAGCAGCAAGCCTGTTGCCATGCTGGTGATGAAGCCTTAA